A region of the Chlamydia felis Fe/C-56 genome:
GATTTTGCCGAATTTTCCTATGCGTTAGCCTACTAGATTACTATATTTATTCTTCGGGATCAAGACGGGTTTATCTTAGAGATGTGTTGGTCACAGATTCATGCAATGAGCCGTCTTTCTTTTAAAGAGGTGAATGTGGCATAACCAAGGAACAGCCAAGCTTATAAATCTATGTATACAGAAGAAAGTTTAGATAATCTTAGGCACAACATTGATATTGTGGAAGTGCTTTCGGAACATCTTCATTTAAAAAGGAGTGGCGCTACCTATAAAGCGTGTTGCCCCTTCCATGTAGAGAAAACGCCCTCGTTTATTGTTAATCCGACATGTGCGTATTACCATTGTTTTGGTTGTGGAGCTCACGGTGATGCTATTAGTTTTTTGATGAATCATCTTGGGTATTCTTTTAGTGAAGCCGTTCTTACTTTATCAAAAAAATTTCACGTAGATCTTGTCGTCGAAGTTAAGGATACGCAGACCTCATTTCCTATAGGGGCGAAAGATGAGTTACGACAGATTAACCATGAAGCAGAAAACCTATTTCGTTTTTGTTTATACCAGCTTGCAGAGGGTAGGGAAGCCTTGCAGTATTTATATCGTCGGGGTTTTTCTCCAGATACAATAGATCGTTTTCATTTAGGCTACGCACCAGAGCAAACGTTATTTGTTCAGGCTATGCGTGAAAAAAATATTTCAGAAAAACAGCTAGAATCAGCAGGCTTTATCGGAAATAAGTGGTTTTTATTTTCTCGTAGAATCATTTTCCCCGTACACGATTCTCTAGGACATACTATAGGGTTTTCATCAAGAAAGTTTTTAGAGAATACTCGAGGGAGTAAGTATGTGAATACTCCAGAAACAATTATCTTTAAAAAATCTCGTGCTCTTTTCGGATTACATTTATCGCGAAGAAGAATTGCAAAGGAAAAACGTGTGATTCTAGTCGAGGGGCAGGCAGATTGCCTGCAGATGATAGATTCAGGATTTAATTGTACTCTTGCTGCTCAGGGAACTTCGTTTACCGAGGATCACGTAAAAGAATTAAGTAAATTAGGGGTTCTTAAGGCTTATGTCCTGTTTGATGGTGATGACGCTGGAATAAAGGCGGCTATTCGTGTTGGAGATATGTGCCAGACAGTGGGTATTGCTGTTATGGTTTGTCGTCTCCCCCAAGGGGAGGATCCCGATTCCTTCCTGAGACATAAGGGAGCAGGACCTCTTGGTGAACTTCTGGATCAAAGTGAGGATTACCTTACCTTCCTTATCAGTGAAAAAATTCGCGTCTATCCGAATTTTTCTCCGAGAGAAAAGGCTCTGGTAATCGAAGAAACCATTACACAAATTAAAAAATGGGGGAATCCCATTGTTGTGTACGAACATCTTAAGCAATTAGCTTCTTTGATGATGATTCCAGAAAGTATGGTATTTTCTTTAGCAAAATTAGAATCGGGGATCACACCAGCTACAGTCCTGGCAACGAGTAAAGCAAAGTTACCGAAAATTCATCCCGATGTGATTATTGAAACTGATGTTTTACGCTGTATGTTGTTTTGCAAAGCTCATAACACGAGCCTCCCCTACACAGCAAAAAATTATTTTACTCCTAAGGATTTCAAACATCCGGAATGCAGAAAGTTGTTTTCTCGTCTCATCGAATATTATGAAAAACATCAAAGTAATCTTCCTTTTGACGAAGCCTTATCCTTGTTAGAAGACAAGGTCATTATAGAACTGCTTATAAAACGGCGTATGAATACTGATTGTCTGGAGACTGTATTTATACAGTCTTTACAAAAGCTTGCGGATCGTCAATGGAAAGAGCAGCGCCATCCTCTTTCTGCGCAGTCAAAAAATTCTCAGGGGCACCAGCTCTCTATTCTCGAAGACTATGTTCGCTTGCGTAAAGACCGAGTCATTGTTTCCCTCCTAGATCCTCAAGACTCCCAACCCTGTATTATTTAGGGTTTTCCAAAGGGCAATTCGAATTATTAACTTTTTGTAAAGGTTGAAAAATTAATAAGTTTAATATAAAATATTGCCTTGTTAGTTTATTAATTTGTTGGTTTTTTTATGAAATCTTTCAAGTTTCTTTTGCCAATCCTTGCCGGAATTTTATGTTTGAGCTGGGTGATGACAGGGGAGAACCGTACTCGAGGAATTGTTGTTTCGGAGGCTATGGGATTAGCTGCCGCACGTTGTGGCTCTTCTTTTGTTGAACGAGCTTGTGAGATCTCTAAAGCTGCCGGTTTAGGTTTCGGGGCTTCTATTTTACTTCAAGAGTGGCAAAATCAGCAGGCTTTAGAACTAGAAACATTGATATCCAGAAATGGTGTTATCTAGAGATATCACTTAGATGTTTGTAATATTATTTTTACAAACAGGTGATTTTATATCCCCGTTGCTCTATCTTGGGTCGCGCAATGTCGGCGCGGCTAATCATTGATAGAAAGTCGTTGTCTAGTTTACTTTTGTGAATTTCGATAAGCGGGGAATAGATTTTATGCGTTTTTGTTGCTTTATTCTTTTATTACTGACCTCTCTACCTGCTTGGGGCAGAGATCTTATTTTAATAGGTCGGGAAGAGACCACTTCTGATAAATTTTCTCCACCACAGCACACAGAACTTGCTAATGGCCAGAGGGTATACTATTCATATTATGCTGCCTTAATGGATGCTCAGGAGAACAGTAGAGGGTGCATATTCGTCTACTTTAATCCTCGGCATAAACAAGTATGGACAGAAGTTACTCAGAAAGATTTTTGTCTTCCTAGAGATTTAGGCAATGTGTGTAATATTGTGGTAATGCAGCCAGGCCTGATTAGTTCGAAAGATTTTTATCCTAAAATCGATCCTATGGTTTTATACATGGCAGACTTTCAAGATCGTTTCTGGGAACTAGATCTCCAAGGTCCTTGTGTGATTCTTATAACTGTAGATGCTAACGGGCGTGATAAGGTTCATAGAGTTCTGCCTTGTTCAAGTTCTGTTTCTTGATTCAAAACCACGAGTCATTGTGTGCCAGTGATATCAGGCGGTAATTGTTTATGCGCCTGATAATTAATGATATATGATTTTCTCCTGTTTATTTGAATTAGATATTTTATATCTTTAACTATCCAAATTATTTTGATAACTAGAATGCACTGTCCTTAAAACTAGGGCTTTGCTATCCTTCTTCCCACAGTTTCACAACAAACTAGCAAGGGAGGTCCTCATGCACGTCTTGTTATCCATACTTACATTGTTGTTAGCCCTACCAGCCATTGGGAGAGAAACTTCTACATCTTTGAAAGAAGAAGAAAGTGATCAACAAGTCGAAGACATTTCGATGCAACACCCTTCTATATTTTACTCTTATAACGATTGTCTAATGTCGGTAAGACAAGAGGGAAAGAATACCCTCATTGTTCTATACAGCGATGAGAACACCATAGCGTTTCATCCTCTATACGCTATGGCGATAGATATGGAAGAATCCGTTCTAAACAAATACGCTAAATTTGTTGTTTTGAGTCCTACAGGTATTAATTTGTTAATTTATCCTCCGGTTCCAGACCCAATGCTCGCTGAAATAGCCGAATTTCAGAAGCGTTTCCCAGAGGTGGCTCATCTTCAAGGAACCTATCTAATGACGGTTTCCGTTACGGATTCTGAAGATAAAATCATGGATATAATGCCTATTGAGGTACCCTTAGAATCTCCTTTAAAACCTAGCATCTCCGTACGTTAGTAATAAACGCTCTTTTCCTCAGATATCCCGACATCTAAAATTTTAAAATCGGGATATTTTTTTTCTATCCCTCCTGGTATCGTGGTGGGCATTTTAATTTAGGAAAAGTAATTTTATGCGTATCTTACTAGCTTTGCTCTCGTGTTTATTATTGCCAACTCCGCTTGTCCTAGCCTCTGATGAAACGAGTTCTCTTGTAACTGTGGAAAGTTCTGCTTCTCAAGTGTTCCAGAACTATGAAGAAGCCTTAGTATATGCTCAAAAGGAAAGTATTCCCTTAATTATTGTTGTAGTGAGTGACTCTCATCATTGTGTGTTAAGTGAGTTGGTTCGTCGGGGATTTGATCTTGGTGATTTCTTCGGGTTCTCTTTGGAGGGTGTAGCGACTGTGGTTGTTTTACAGCCCGAAGACAGTGAATCAGAAGACAATGTTCATGTTCAAGAGTTTAAGGATAGATTCCCAAGTTCTAATTTCACTGAATTTTCTGGAGTGTTTATGGTAACTGTTTTGGTTGATGGGGATCAGGAAACAGTTGTGGATATCACTAAACTAGATTTTTAAGATCGTGTCCAAATGATAAAATTAAAAAAAGTGGCTATAGAGATAAAATCTAGCGAGCCACTTTTTATGCCTAAAGTGTTCTAGAACTTTAAAGATTCCCAATGATAAGAGGAAAACTTCTCCAGAGCCGTTAGTAGTAGATGAATGCGTAAATTTTGCAGTTCCTCACTCCCACTAGTAACGTGCACGGTATTTAAAAACATATTAATGCTATCTGTAAGATTTCCAAGATTTAAGAGATAGTCCTTCTTATTATTCTTTATGTTTACAGATACAGAAAATTGATCAAGAACTGATTTAAGTTTGGCTTCTTGAGCATCGAGTTGCTCCAGAGCATATTTGCTTGTAGAAAGCTTCAGGGATGCTAAGATTTTCCTCAGACGGTTGTGTGTCGTGGTAATTTTTTCTAAAATATCCTTGTGGCTAGCTTTCATGCCTTGAATTGCCATCGCTGATTTTATGATTTCTACAGGGTTCTTCTCCGAGGTATCAGAAAGCACTGTGGCAATTTCATCCTTGCTAAATCCTAGAGAAGCTAAGAACGTTTTCAGTCTTCCCCAGATGAAAGTGAGGATGTCTCTGACAACAGCTGGTTTATCCCATGAGGTTTCTTGAATCGTAGCTGGGAAATTATCTGCTAAATGATGAAGTAGGCTCTCAAGATCTAAAGATGCTTCGGAGGCATGTAAGAGGGTG
Encoded here:
- the dnaG gene encoding DNA primase gives rise to the protein MYTEESLDNLRHNIDIVEVLSEHLHLKRSGATYKACCPFHVEKTPSFIVNPTCAYYHCFGCGAHGDAISFLMNHLGYSFSEAVLTLSKKFHVDLVVEVKDTQTSFPIGAKDELRQINHEAENLFRFCLYQLAEGREALQYLYRRGFSPDTIDRFHLGYAPEQTLFVQAMREKNISEKQLESAGFIGNKWFLFSRRIIFPVHDSLGHTIGFSSRKFLENTRGSKYVNTPETIIFKKSRALFGLHLSRRRIAKEKRVILVEGQADCLQMIDSGFNCTLAAQGTSFTEDHVKELSKLGVLKAYVLFDGDDAGIKAAIRVGDMCQTVGIAVMVCRLPQGEDPDSFLRHKGAGPLGELLDQSEDYLTFLISEKIRVYPNFSPREKALVIEETITQIKKWGNPIVVYEHLKQLASLMMIPESMVFSLAKLESGITPATVLATSKAKLPKIHPDVIIETDVLRCMLFCKAHNTSLPYTAKNYFTPKDFKHPECRKLFSRLIEYYEKHQSNLPFDEALSLLEDKVIIELLIKRRMNTDCLETVFIQSLQKLADRQWKEQRHPLSAQSKNSQGHQLSILEDYVRLRKDRVIVSLLDPQDSQPCII